A portion of the Gorilla gorilla gorilla isolate KB3781 chromosome X, NHGRI_mGorGor1-v2.1_pri, whole genome shotgun sequence genome contains these proteins:
- the LOC129530014 gene encoding spermatid nuclear transition protein 3 has protein sequence MAKVTRKLKGSSKVMEQSNPSTKQLISSTKGKNKMKKSCQPRARKGGKVKKIQRVIKRLLHGSSRKKLSSTSTEIPQKVKRVKRAKKFRPLAMIE, from the exons ATGGCTAAAGTTACCAGAAAATTGAAGGGATCTAGCAAAGTTATGGAACAATCAAACCCAAGCACAAAACAATTAATCTCAAGCACAAAAGGGAAGaacaagatgaagaaatcctgtcaaCCAAGGGccagaaaagggggcaag GTGAAGAAGATACAGAGGGTGATAAAACGACTGCTTCATGGgagttcaagaaaaaaattgtctAGTACTAGTACAGAAATTCCACAAAAggtaaaaagagtgaaaagagcCAAGAAGTTTCGGCCACTAGCAATGATTGAGTAG